One genomic segment of Carassius carassius chromosome 21, fCarCar2.1, whole genome shotgun sequence includes these proteins:
- the LOC132098266 gene encoding glycosyltransferase family 92 protein F13G3.3-like — MNGDTYHIQAPTAIKAPLSNNKFKTLETSYPITAIRDSEHFMVSAFIDHRLNGVIRVISIINRNRLQPLYCVYCNAEKVCKTVHTEVQIHSDHFSFPYGASDVICKGKPMTDATHVLITVKKDSADLKMEYLPIKNKAVQETFKFNFTVCISNLFGDYNNVLQIAQSMEMYKLLGVQHVVIYNTSSGPDLEKLLKHYEMEGILEIVPWPIDQFLNPSSGWNIKLHKGDIQYYGQLVTLNECIYRHMYQSKYVLLNDIDEIIMPYKHASLQSLMEDLQSAHPSIGVFLIENHIFPKTQFEESRKFKRAEWNNIPGVNIMEHIYREPSQKNIYNPTKMIVNPRKVQQTSVHSSLKHFGDSFHVPFNVCRIVHVRVPLQGHLTKEQLFVDKRVWDFEQELIHNIDHTLKLSGFLKASV, encoded by the coding sequence ATGAACGGTGATACATATCACATACAAGCTCCTACAGCAATAAAAGCTCCTCTGtcaaataataaattcaaaaccCTGGAAACTTCATATCCAATAACAGCCATTAGAGACTCTGAGCATTTCATGGTGTCTGCCTTTATCGACCACAGACTGAATGGGGTAATTCGAGTCATCAGCATAATCAACAGAAACCGTCTTCAGCCGCTTTACTGTGTTTACTGCAATGCTGAAAAAGTCTGCAAAACTGTTCACACTGAGGTCCAGATACACAGCGACCATTTTAGCTTCCCCTATGGTGCCTCAGATGTGATTTGTAAAGGTAAACCCATGACTGATGCAACTCATGTCCTCATAACTGTCAAGAAAGATTCAGCTGACCTCAAAATGGAATATCTGCCAATAAAAAATAAGGCTGTACAAGAGACTTTCAAGTTTAACTTCACCGTTTGCATCTCTAACCTTTTTGGCGACTACAACAATGTACTGCAGATTGCTCAATCGATGGAGATGTACAAGCTTCTGGGAGTACAGCATGTGGTCATCTATAACACTAGTAGTGGACCAGACTTGGAAAAGCTCTTAAAACATTATGAAATGGAGGGGATACTGGAGATCGTTCCATGGCCTATCGACCAGTTTCTGAACCCTTCTTCAGGTTGGAACATCAAGCTACACAAGGGAGACATTCAGTATTATGGTCAGTTAGTAACACTCAACGAGTGCATTTACAGGCACATGTACCAGTCAAAGTACGTTCTCCTGAATGACATTGATGAAATCATCATGCCTTACAAACACGCCAGTTTACAATCTCTAATGGAGGACCTCCAGTCTGCTCATCCCAGTATAGGAGTGTTCCTCATTGAGAACCACATATTCCCTAAAACACAGTTTGAGGAGAGTAGGAAGTTCAAACGAGCAGAATGGAATAATATCCCAGGTGTCAATATAATGGAGCACATCTACAGAGAACCAagtcaaaaaaatatttacaatccCACAAAGATGATAGTCAACCCAAGGAAGGTGCAGCAAACTTCAGTACACTCCTCTTTGAAACACTTTGGAGACAGTTTCCATGTACCGTTTAATGTATGTAGGATTGTACACGTGAGAGTCCCGCTGCAGGGGCATCTTACCAAAGAGCAACTCTTTGTAGACAAAAGAGTCTGGGACTTTGAGCAAGAACTGATACACAACATTGACCACACTTTGAAACTTTCTGGCTTCCTGAAGGCTTCTGTTTGA